In the Thermodesulfobacteriota bacterium genome, one interval contains:
- the dxr gene encoding 1-deoxy-D-xylulose-5-phosphate reductoisomerase, protein MKKKVVILGSTGSIGKSTLSVIEAQKEKFEIVGLSCKENVKALNRQIKKVKPKFVCVFDEKKKRFVRDENCTVLTGMEGLIEMIHTNPDIVVNAIPGSLGLTPTIEALGSSKVLALANKESIVMAGRIIEGYVKKNNVKLIPVDSEHSALYQLLKKTNRNEVKSIILTASGGPFKDLSKKDLRKVKPEDALKHPVWKMGKKVTLDSATLMNKGLEIIEARWLFGFDWDRIRVVIHPESILHGLVELVDDSFIGYMSFPDMRIPISYALNEEERQPVGIKSLSMDKLLKMTFYPPDLKRFPALKLAYDALREGDSAQICFNTSNEVVSSAFLERKVRFTDIPLIVEKVLETHPRIPVIEDIECVWEVYKWAKAFTERLIKERAK, encoded by the coding sequence GTGAAGAAAAAGGTCGTAATACTTGGTTCAACAGGGTCAATAGGAAAATCAACGTTAAGTGTTATAGAAGCCCAAAAGGAAAAATTCGAGATTGTGGGGTTGTCCTGTAAAGAGAACGTAAAAGCCCTAAACAGGCAGATAAAGAAGGTAAAACCGAAATTTGTCTGCGTCTTCGACGAGAAAAAGAAAAGGTTTGTTCGGGATGAGAACTGCACTGTCCTTACAGGTATGGAAGGTTTAATCGAAATGATCCACACAAACCCGGACATAGTTGTAAATGCCATTCCTGGCAGCCTAGGACTCACACCCACAATCGAGGCACTAGGGTCTTCAAAGGTTCTGGCCTTGGCCAATAAGGAGAGTATCGTGATGGCAGGTAGGATAATCGAAGGGTACGTTAAAAAAAACAACGTGAAGCTCATACCCGTTGATAGCGAACACTCCGCTCTTTATCAGCTTTTAAAAAAGACGAATAGAAATGAGGTTAAAAGCATCATACTTACCGCTTCCGGAGGCCCATTCAAAGATCTTTCAAAGAAAGATCTAAGAAAGGTAAAGCCTGAGGACGCGCTAAAGCACCCGGTATGGAAAATGGGAAAGAAAGTGACTCTCGATTCGGCGACTCTTATGAACAAAGGGCTTGAAATTATAGAAGCTAGGTGGCTTTTTGGGTTTGATTGGGATCGCATCCGGGTTGTTATACATCCAGAAAGCATACTCCATGGGCTTGTGGAGCTGGTTGACGATTCCTTCATAGGCTACATGTCCTTTCCCGACATGAGGATACCAATATCCTATGCTCTGAATGAGGAAGAAAGGCAGCCCGTTGGAATAAAAAGTCTAAGTATGGATAAACTCCTTAAAATGACCTTTTATCCTCCAGATCTTAAGAGGTTTCCAGCCCTTAAGCTTGCTTACGATGCATTAAGAGAAGGGGACAGTGCTCAGATATGTTTTAACACTTCCAACGAGGTTGTCTCTTCCGCCTTCCTTGAAAGAAAAGTTCGGTTCACAGATATACCTTTGATAGTTGAGAAGGTTCTCGAGACGCATCCTCGCATTCCTGTAATTGAGGACATTGAATGTGTTTGGGAAGTTTACAAATGGGCGAAAGCTTTCACTGAAAGGCTAATAAAAGAAAGGGCCAAATGA